A stretch of Candidatus Nanogingivalaceae bacterium DNA encodes these proteins:
- the gatA gene encoding Asp-tRNA(Asn)/Glu-tRNA(Gln) amidotransferase subunit GatA, which translates to MTSIFEIREQVLSGKKTAVEFVEEALAKAENAKEFNAFTSLIGDRALERAKEIDEKISKGEKVGELAGVPFVAKDNFLVFGSPSTASSKMLEHFMTPIQATAIEKLENAGAICIGKANLDAFAHGGSTENSAFGVTKNSVDKTRVAGGSSGGSAVISALDIVPFTLGTDTGGSIRQPASFNGVYGVKPTYGTVSRFGVVAMASSTDTIGVFAKTAKESELVMRVMAGLDSRDAMTLPDFWKEEKAPKKAKIGVVKEFLSDGVDPEVRKVTENYIEKMRKAGHEIVEVSLPMSKYSLAIYYIVVPAEVSSNLARYDGIRYGLRSKDAKNLSEVFGKSRDEGFEAENKRRIMIGSYVLSSGFYDAYYLQAQKARTILINEFNKLFEDVDFLVGPVAPTPAFKIGENVHDPIKMYLADILNVPASLAGLPAISVPAGKTEAGLPVGVQIIGKMESDSKILALADSLEEK; encoded by the coding sequence ATGACGAGTATTTTTGAAATTAGAGAACAAGTTCTGTCTGGTAAAAAGACAGCAGTTGAGTTTGTAGAAGAAGCGCTAGCAAAGGCTGAAAATGCTAAGGAGTTTAATGCTTTTACGAGTTTGATTGGAGATAGGGCTTTAGAACGAGCTAAAGAGATTGACGAAAAAATTTCGAAAGGTGAGAAAGTTGGCGAATTGGCTGGAGTACCTTTTGTTGCGAAAGATAATTTCTTGGTGTTTGGGTCGCCTTCAACAGCTTCAAGCAAAATGCTTGAGCATTTCATGACTCCAATTCAAGCAACCGCTATCGAAAAATTAGAAAATGCGGGTGCGATTTGTATTGGAAAAGCTAATTTAGATGCTTTTGCTCACGGGGGTTCTACTGAAAACTCAGCTTTTGGAGTTACTAAAAACTCAGTTGATAAAACCCGTGTTGCCGGTGGCTCTTCTGGAGGGTCGGCAGTAATTTCGGCATTAGATATCGTTCCTTTCACTCTTGGAACTGATACGGGTGGCTCAATTCGTCAGCCAGCTAGCTTTAACGGTGTTTATGGCGTAAAACCAACTTATGGAACAGTTTCTCGATTTGGTGTTGTCGCAATGGCTTCTTCAACTGATACGATTGGCGTTTTTGCTAAAACCGCTAAAGAGAGTGAACTTGTAATGCGTGTTATGGCTGGTCTTGATTCTCGTGACGCAATGACCTTGCCTGATTTTTGGAAAGAAGAAAAAGCACCAAAAAAGGCAAAAATTGGTGTTGTTAAAGAGTTTTTGAGTGATGGAGTTGACCCTGAAGTTCGAAAGGTAACTGAAAATTATATTGAAAAAATGCGAAAAGCCGGTCATGAAATTGTCGAAGTTTCATTACCTATGAGTAAATATTCTTTAGCTATTTATTATATTGTGGTTCCAGCTGAAGTTTCTTCTAATCTAGCTCGGTATGACGGAATTCGATACGGTTTACGTTCAAAAGACGCAAAGAATCTTAGCGAAGTATTTGGAAAATCTCGTGATGAAGGTTTCGAAGCTGAAAACAAACGCCGAATTATGATTGGTTCATATGTTCTTTCGAGCGGCTTTTATGATGCATATTACTTACAGGCACAAAAAGCACGAACAATTTTGATAAATGAATTCAATAAGTTGTTTGAGGATGTAGATTTTTTGGTTGGTCCAGTTGCGCCAACGCCAGCATTTAAGATTGGCGAAAATGTGCATGACCCTATAAAGATGTATCTTGCTGACATCTTGAATGTTCCTGCGTCTCTAGCGGGCCTACCAGCAATATCTGTTCCTGCAGGCAAAACTGAAGCTGGGTTACCAGTAGGTGTGCAAATTATTGGAAAAATGGAATCTGATTCAAAGATTTTAGCACTCGCAGATAGTTTGGAGGAAAAATAA
- the gatC gene encoding Asp-tRNA(Asn)/Glu-tRNA(Gln) amidotransferase subunit GatC — MEKISKEEVKRLAELSSISLSDDEVSNLQTDLGNIVEYIEQLSELNTDGVEPTYSVSKNQNVWREDEINDYGVKRAELLKLAGNNVEDNQVKVPKVL; from the coding sequence ATGGAAAAGATATCAAAAGAAGAAGTTAAGCGTTTAGCGGAGCTTTCAAGTATTTCGTTAAGCGATGATGAAGTTTCTAATCTTCAAACTGACTTGGGAAATATTGTTGAATATATTGAACAACTTAGCGAACTTAATACAGATGGCGTTGAGCCGACTTATTCGGTTTCGAAAAATCAAAATGTTTGGCGAGAAGATGAAATTAATGATTACGGTGTTAAGCGAGCTGAGCTTTTGAAGTTGGCTGGTAATAATGTTGAAGATAATCAAGTAAAAGTTCCAAAGGTTTTGTAG
- the rpsI gene encoding 30S ribosomal protein S9: MAEAKYFYGLGRRKAATARARLYSGKGSLTINEKPALEYFDGNKSMLAEITDPLALVGKQSDFDITVKVNGGGLAGQVDAIKLAISKALTVAHADLRPVLKKAEFLKRDPREKERKKYGLRSARKREQFSKR, from the coding sequence ATGGCTGAAGCTAAATATTTCTACGGTCTTGGCCGACGAAAAGCTGCGACTGCTCGAGCTCGACTATATTCAGGAAAAGGTAGTCTTACTATTAACGAAAAACCTGCACTTGAATATTTTGATGGAAATAAATCAATGCTTGCTGAAATTACAGATCCGCTTGCATTGGTTGGTAAACAATCAGATTTTGATATTACAGTAAAAGTTAACGGTGGTGGTTTAGCCGGTCAAGTTGACGCTATTAAACTCGCTATTTCAAAAGCTTTAACTGTTGCTCATGCAGATTTGCGACCAGTATTGAAAAAAGCAGAATTCTTGAAGCGTGATCCACGCGAAAAAGAACGCAAGAAATACGGTTTACGATCAGCGCGAAAACGAGAACAATTCTCAAAGCGTTAA
- the rplM gene encoding 50S ribosomal protein L13 produces the protein MAINAKTYSQKPAEVKRDWILIDAAESATLGRLSAKIATFLTGKNKPTYTPHTDGGDYVIVINAEKVKVTGNKEEDKMYYRHSGFPGGLSEASLKELREKNAAMIIEKAVSGMLPKNKLQAERMKRLKVYVGSEHNHSAQKPKKVEVK, from the coding sequence ATGGCAATTAACGCAAAAACTTATTCACAAAAACCAGCTGAAGTTAAACGAGATTGGATCTTGATTGATGCTGCTGAATCGGCTACACTTGGTCGACTTAGCGCAAAAATTGCAACTTTTTTGACAGGCAAAAACAAGCCTACATATACGCCACACACAGACGGCGGAGATTATGTAATTGTTATCAATGCTGAAAAGGTTAAAGTTACAGGAAATAAAGAAGAAGATAAGATGTATTATCGACACAGTGGATTTCCTGGTGGTCTAAGTGAAGCTTCTTTGAAAGAATTGCGCGAAAAGAATGCTGCAATGATTATAGAAAAAGCAGTTTCAGGTATGCTTCCAAAGAATAAACTTCAAGCTGAACGAATGAAACGTTTGAAAGTTTATGTAGGTTCAGAGCATAACCATTCAGCTCAAAAACCAAAGAAAGTTGAGGTTAAATAA
- the rplQ gene encoding 50S ribosomal protein L17 has translation MHRHGYKGRKFGRERDQRRALLKGLATSLVIHGKIETTLPKAKETLRYTEKLITKAKKGDLHNRRQVMAKLGNIDAANKLVDVIAPQLSKRNSGHLRVERTRIRRGDAAEMATIEFVDEIKHESEDK, from the coding sequence ATGCACCGACATGGATATAAAGGGCGAAAATTTGGTCGTGAACGCGATCAACGCCGAGCGCTCCTCAAAGGCTTAGCGACTTCGTTAGTCATTCATGGCAAGATTGAAACAACTTTGCCAAAAGCCAAAGAGACTTTGCGCTACACAGAAAAGCTTATCACTAAAGCTAAAAAAGGTGATTTACATAACCGTCGTCAAGTTATGGCCAAACTTGGTAATATTGACGCAGCAAATAAATTAGTAGATGTTATCGCACCACAACTTTCGAAACGAAACAGTGGGCATTTGCGAGTTGAGCGAACTCGAATTCGTCGAGGTGATGCCGCAGAAATGGCTACAATTGAATTTGTTGATGAAATTAAACACGAAAGTGAGGATAAGTAG
- a CDS encoding DNA-directed RNA polymerase subunit alpha, which produces MSKLIHNPALAEIQDLSDNVATFVVKPLEPGYGNTLGNSLRRVLLSSINGAAIVAFKIDGVSHEFTSIEGVKEDVVDIMLNLKNIKFKAHTDSPVELRLEKTGAGVITAADIQASADMEVVNPDQIIATIDDAKTKFVMDLVVESGHGYKTIEESSEDRIHSDMIAVDAIFTPVLRVRYKVDNTRVGQVSNLDKLNITIETDGSLSPREAFEQASAILANQYTALAGSTTIEAAPALGEEAEDEASELHTPIEDLNLTARTTNALVNNDIRTVHDLVNLTEQDLRELKGFGSKALDEVKDKIAELNL; this is translated from the coding sequence ATGTCAAAATTAATTCACAATCCGGCGCTTGCCGAAATTCAGGATTTAAGCGATAACGTTGCAACTTTTGTTGTAAAACCGCTTGAACCTGGATACGGGAATACGCTTGGAAATAGTTTGCGCCGAGTGCTTCTTTCTAGCATAAATGGTGCAGCGATAGTTGCTTTTAAGATTGACGGAGTTAGTCATGAATTTACATCTATTGAAGGTGTAAAAGAAGATGTGGTTGACATCATGTTGAATCTTAAAAATATTAAATTCAAAGCTCATACTGATTCACCTGTTGAGCTTCGATTAGAAAAAACTGGTGCTGGAGTGATTACTGCTGCAGATATTCAAGCTAGCGCAGATATGGAAGTTGTAAACCCAGATCAAATTATTGCAACTATCGATGATGCAAAAACTAAGTTTGTAATGGACCTTGTAGTTGAATCTGGTCATGGATACAAAACGATCGAAGAATCAAGCGAAGATCGAATTCATAGCGATATGATTGCGGTTGACGCTATCTTTACGCCGGTTTTGCGAGTTCGATACAAAGTTGACAATACTCGTGTTGGACAAGTTTCGAATCTTGATAAGCTTAATATAACTATCGAGACCGACGGTTCATTGTCTCCTCGAGAAGCTTTCGAACAAGCATCTGCAATCCTAGCAAACCAGTATACGGCTCTTGCAGGATCTACAACAATTGAGGCTGCTCCAGCTCTTGGCGAGGAAGCCGAGGATGAGGCGAGTGAGCTTCATACACCAATTGAAGATCTAAACTTGACAGCTCGAACAACAAATGCGCTTGTCAACAATGACATTCGCACTGTTCACGACTTAGTAAACCTTACCGAACAAGATTTGCGTGAACTTAAAGGCTTTGGAAGCAAAGCTTTGGATGAAGTAAAAGATAAAATAGCGGAGTTAAATTTATAA
- the rpsD gene encoding 30S ribosomal protein S4, with the protein MARDRSPIVKQSRREGYALHRKAVKIMARKSGIPGQHSGSRQGKPSLYAIQLREKQKVRRLYGLLEKQFARLMKEASRREGLAGENLLQLLELRLDNAIYRAGFATSRRQARQLVSHGHFLLNGRRVDIPSIRLKSGDEIVVRPKSQKSGYFTNLENVIADAAPAPLSWLKADGKKMTVSITGLPKREEAEAGINEQLIVEYYSR; encoded by the coding sequence ATGGCGAGAGATAGGTCTCCGATTGTTAAACAATCACGCCGAGAAGGCTATGCCCTTCATAGAAAAGCTGTCAAAATTATGGCACGTAAAAGTGGTATTCCTGGTCAACACTCAGGTTCTCGACAAGGAAAACCAAGCTTGTATGCAATTCAATTGCGTGAAAAACAAAAAGTTCGACGACTTTACGGACTTCTTGAAAAACAATTCGCACGATTGATGAAAGAAGCATCACGTCGTGAAGGTTTGGCTGGTGAAAACTTGCTACAACTTTTGGAACTTCGCTTAGATAATGCTATTTATCGTGCAGGTTTCGCAACTTCACGTCGACAAGCTCGCCAATTGGTGAGCCACGGACATTTCTTATTAAACGGACGACGCGTTGATATTCCTTCAATTCGTTTGAAGTCTGGCGATGAGATTGTTGTTCGACCAAAAAGCCAAAAATCTGGCTATTTCACAAATCTTGAAAATGTTATTGCTGATGCAGCACCAGCACCACTTAGTTGGTTGAAGGCTGATGGCAAAAAGATGACAGTTTCTATTACTGGTCTTCCTAAACGAGAAGAAGCAGAAGCTGGAATCAATGAACAGCTAATCGTTGAATACTACTCACGATAA
- the rpsK gene encoding 30S ribosomal protein S11, producing the protein MAEKVSRKKQRRSVPSGQMHIQATFNNTIITFTDKKGNALAAASAGACGFRGSKKGTAYAAQVATEKAAENAQALYGLKSVDVFVKGVGLGRDSAIRSLSNVNIAVESIKDVTGVPHGGVRPKKARRA; encoded by the coding sequence ATGGCAGAAAAAGTTAGTCGTAAAAAACAGCGCCGATCTGTTCCATCAGGTCAAATGCATATTCAAGCTACCTTCAACAACACAATCATTACTTTTACAGATAAAAAAGGTAATGCTTTAGCAGCAGCGAGCGCTGGTGCGTGTGGTTTCCGCGGAAGCAAAAAAGGTACAGCTTATGCAGCGCAGGTTGCAACTGAAAAAGCAGCCGAAAATGCACAGGCTCTTTATGGCCTAAAATCAGTAGATGTTTTCGTTAAGGGTGTGGGTCTAGGTCGCGATTCAGCGATCCGATCACTTTCAAATGTAAACATTGCTGTTGAAAGTATTAAAGATGTGACTGGCGTTCCACATGGTGGCGTTCGTCCAAAGAAAGCAAGGAGGGCTTAA
- the rpsM gene encoding 30S ribosomal protein S13, with translation MARIAGVTIPAEKQVWIALTYIYGIGETTSRTILAAANIEPTTRVKDLTEAEEQKLRAIIDNDYTVEGDLQRLVANNIKRLKDINNYKGMRHKSGLPVNGQRTRTNARTRKGRAIAVGGAQPKAASKT, from the coding sequence ATGGCTCGAATCGCAGGGGTAACAATCCCAGCAGAAAAGCAAGTCTGGATCGCTCTTACTTACATTTATGGTATTGGCGAAACAACTTCGCGAACCATCCTTGCGGCGGCTAATATTGAGCCGACCACTCGGGTGAAAGATCTCACCGAGGCTGAAGAACAGAAACTACGTGCAATTATTGATAATGATTACACTGTAGAAGGTGATCTGCAACGCCTCGTGGCAAATAATATTAAACGTCTAAAAGACATTAACAACTATAAAGGTATGCGACACAAATCAGGGTTGCCTGTAAACGGTCAGCGCACACGAACGAACGCACGAACTCGAAAGGGTCGCGCAATCGCCGTTGGTGGAGCACAGCCAAAAGCAGCAAGTAAGACTTGA
- the rpmJ gene encoding 50S ribosomal protein L36, with translation MKVRASVKKISPDDILVRRKGRLRVINKKKPKNKQRQG, from the coding sequence ATGAAAGTTCGTGCAAGTGTTAAAAAAATCAGTCCAGATGACATTTTAGTTCGCCGAAAAGGTCGACTACGTGTTATCAATAAGAAAAAACCTAAGAATAAGCAAAGGCAGGGTTAA
- the infA gene encoding translation initiation factor IF-1: protein MAQKEVIKLEGRIVEALPNTQFKVELQNGHTIIAHISGKMRKHYIRLVPGDKVEVELTPYDLTKGRISFRLRD, encoded by the coding sequence ATGGCTCAAAAGGAAGTAATAAAATTGGAAGGACGAATCGTGGAGGCTTTGCCAAACACGCAGTTTAAAGTTGAGCTTCAAAATGGGCATACAATCATCGCTCATATTAGCGGAAAGATGCGAAAGCATTATATTCGTTTAGTTCCGGGCGATAAGGTTGAAGTAGAGTTGACCCCTTATGATCTTACTAAGGGAAGAATCAGCTTCCGCCTAAGAGACTAG
- a CDS encoding HAD-IB family phosphatase, with product MPNFKEKVAFFDIDGTIRTRPLPESLYEILIRDYKYRGGNLEKYQGLQKEIKELRKAYKTSEKNSDELFGQYCQMVVAFAMIALEKYTSEEVREIGRRVVVEYRGSQDYISTLNMINFLRTEGFKLVAISGSPKFLVDAFVKEYDFYMGIGQDYEKDDQGIFRETKIRTFENKHMFVEQVLEKISKKSYLFNREDFFVIAAGDTQGDFSMMKYADKAFVINPSITFFDQIIDFLGEDSDKSDERCKFTVISERKRRPVIENILSNTKKESPIIRNLECFERWLSKELRLWI from the coding sequence ATGCCAAACTTTAAAGAGAAGGTTGCATTTTTTGATATTGATGGAACGATTAGAACAAGGCCACTGCCAGAAAGTTTATATGAAATTCTCATCCGCGACTACAAGTATCGTGGGGGTAATTTAGAGAAGTATCAGGGGCTTCAGAAGGAGATAAAAGAACTTCGAAAAGCTTATAAAACTTCCGAAAAGAATTCGGATGAGCTGTTTGGTCAATATTGTCAAATGGTTGTTGCTTTTGCAATGATAGCATTAGAAAAATACACTTCTGAAGAAGTTCGCGAAATTGGGCGAAGAGTTGTGGTAGAATATCGAGGTAGTCAAGATTACATCTCTACATTAAACATGATTAACTTTTTACGAACAGAAGGGTTTAAGCTAGTTGCTATTTCCGGTTCGCCAAAATTTTTAGTGGATGCTTTTGTTAAAGAATACGATTTCTATATGGGAATTGGTCAAGACTACGAAAAGGACGATCAAGGAATTTTTAGAGAAACTAAAATTCGGACATTCGAAAACAAGCATATGTTTGTTGAACAAGTATTGGAGAAGATAAGTAAAAAGTCATACTTATTCAACAGAGAGGACTTTTTTGTTATTGCGGCGGGCGATACTCAGGGTGATTTTTCGATGATGAAATATGCGGATAAGGCATTTGTCATAAACCCTTCAATAACTTTTTTCGATCAAATTATTGATTTTTTAGGAGAAGATTCAGATAAGTCTGATGAGCGTTGTAAATTTACAGTAATTTCTGAAAGGAAGCGGCGACCGGTTATTGAAAATATTCTTTCAAACACTAAAAAAGAGTCACCAATAATTAGAAACCTCGAATGTTTTGAGAGATGGCTTTCTAAAGAACTTCGTCTCTGGATTTAG
- a CDS encoding class F sortase: MKVKHSKKKSRQVVVVALSVCWLLLIGYTGFYLYVNFIQTKDISSSSGHTVASYEVDETEVTQEKKDDYQVPNPSFPRYLSIPSLKISNARVVQIGTIKDTGQLDSPKSIYDAGWYTKSGLPGAGKGAVLIDGHNGGPTKGGIFENLGSLSKGSEIIIERGDGQRITYQVVDNREMSVEDINNESNPLGMKTMLNSMDPKKEGLNMITCVGDWDYAKNTFNKRVMLRAVRKM; the protein is encoded by the coding sequence ATGAAAGTTAAACACTCTAAGAAAAAATCAAGGCAAGTAGTTGTTGTCGCGCTTAGTGTTTGTTGGCTTTTACTGATTGGGTATACGGGTTTTTATCTCTATGTTAATTTTATTCAAACGAAAGATATAAGTTCAAGTTCCGGTCATACCGTGGCTAGTTATGAGGTTGATGAAACGGAAGTTACCCAAGAAAAAAAGGATGACTATCAGGTTCCTAACCCCTCTTTTCCGAGATACCTTTCGATACCAAGCTTAAAAATATCTAATGCAAGGGTTGTTCAAATCGGAACAATTAAAGATACTGGACAATTAGATTCTCCGAAATCGATTTATGATGCAGGATGGTATACGAAGAGTGGACTACCTGGCGCTGGAAAAGGAGCTGTTTTAATTGATGGGCATAATGGTGGTCCGACGAAAGGTGGTATTTTTGAAAATTTAGGAAGCCTTTCAAAGGGATCTGAGATTATTATTGAACGTGGTGATGGTCAACGTATAACTTATCAAGTTGTCGACAACAGGGAGATGTCTGTTGAGGATATAAACAATGAAAGTAACCCTCTTGGTATGAAAACAATGTTAAATTCAATGGATCCGAAAAAAGAGGGCTTGAATATGATTACTTGTGTTGGCGACTGGGATTATGCTAAAAACACTTTCAATAAACGCGTAATGTTAAGAGCAGTTCGAAAAATGTAA
- the secY gene encoding preprotein translocase subunit SecY has product MNWKTIVKSMKNRDMQKRVFGVVGLLVIFRFLAHVPIPLANAGNLKEVVESAIKSTDLGGFINLLTGGALTSFSIMLVGLSPFITASIITQLMTKAIPSLEELNNDGESGRRKINQWTRILTVPLAIIQSIAYVFILQTTVLQSNSAAFNGMSLTNWIVAVTAMVTGSVLLMWIGEIITEKGVGNGISLVIFAGIISQLPTTLATLVSSISDTKDGALSVFGWFTLPVNRITFVVAIILAVVSLILLYILVKINEAQRVITINYAKRVHGNSSYGGIKSILPVKLIVAGVIPVIFAVSFLSLPAFIGQVMKNAKVNVDLANNLIKWFSAPNQGTFTGASLESFIYPAAYFVLIVVFTYFYTSIVFNSNEIADNLQKQGGFIEGVRPGISTANYLNKVVNRLNLFGAVALGLIALLPFVADYLLYNLASIQSSNLSIGGTGILIVVTVALETIRQVNSRALMVTYDDYK; this is encoded by the coding sequence ATGAACTGGAAAACAATAGTTAAATCGATGAAAAATAGAGACATGCAAAAGCGTGTTTTTGGGGTGGTTGGGCTTTTAGTAATTTTTAGATTTTTGGCGCACGTACCAATTCCGCTTGCTAATGCGGGGAATCTTAAGGAAGTTGTTGAATCGGCTATTAAAAGCACGGATTTGGGTGGATTTATTAACCTTTTGACAGGTGGAGCTTTAACTAGCTTTTCTATTATGCTGGTTGGATTAAGCCCATTTATTACGGCTTCTATTATTACTCAGTTGATGACCAAGGCTATTCCTTCTCTTGAGGAGTTGAATAATGATGGCGAATCTGGTCGTCGTAAAATTAACCAATGGACACGAATTTTGACAGTTCCTTTGGCGATTATTCAGTCGATTGCATATGTTTTTATTCTTCAGACTACAGTGCTTCAGTCAAATTCTGCAGCCTTCAATGGAATGAGTCTTACAAACTGGATCGTTGCTGTTACGGCGATGGTTACAGGATCTGTTCTTTTGATGTGGATTGGCGAAATTATTACCGAAAAAGGTGTTGGAAACGGTATATCTTTGGTTATTTTTGCTGGTATTATTTCGCAACTACCAACAACTTTAGCTACTTTAGTTTCTTCAATTTCAGACACTAAAGATGGTGCACTAAGTGTTTTTGGATGGTTTACGCTACCGGTTAACAGGATTACTTTTGTGGTAGCAATAATTCTTGCGGTAGTTAGTTTAATACTTTTGTATATCCTGGTTAAAATTAATGAAGCTCAACGTGTTATTACTATTAATTATGCAAAACGAGTTCATGGTAATTCTTCTTATGGTGGTATTAAAAGTATTTTACCTGTTAAATTGATCGTTGCGGGAGTTATTCCAGTGATCTTTGCTGTTTCGTTTTTAAGCTTGCCTGCATTTATAGGTCAAGTTATGAAAAATGCGAAAGTTAATGTTGATTTAGCAAATAACCTTATCAAATGGTTCTCGGCACCAAACCAAGGAACCTTTACAGGTGCTTCTCTTGAGTCGTTTATTTATCCAGCGGCATACTTCGTCTTAATTGTTGTATTCACTTATTTCTATACTTCAATCGTATTTAATTCAAATGAGATTGCAGACAATCTACAAAAACAAGGTGGATTTATAGAAGGTGTTCGTCCGGGAATTTCTACTGCTAATTACCTCAATAAAGTAGTTAATCGTTTGAATCTATTTGGCGCAGTAGCTCTTGGTTTGATTGCTCTATTGCCATTCGTGGCCGATTATCTATTATATAACCTTGCTTCGATTCAAAGTAGTAATCTATCTATCGGAGGAACGGGTATCTTGATTGTTGTGACTGTAGCTCTCGAAACAATTCGCCAAGTAAACTCACGAGCGTTAATGGTCACGTACGACGACTATAAATAA
- a CDS encoding undecaprenyl-diphosphate phosphatase, with translation MEIIELLKVIIVSAIEGITEWLPVSSTGHMLLFDHFAKLSFSKDFKDLFMVVIQLGAIMAIVFIYWSRLNPLDRHKNSREKHETIELWKKIIIGAIPAGVVGLLLNSFIEKHFENMWVIASMLAIYGALFIVIERYRAVHRISPRVEKFEDMTYRDAAKIGAYQMLALIPGTSRSGSTIIGGLLTGVSRKIAVEFSFFMGIPIMLGSSALKIVKYGFKYSSSEIMYLMVALVATFIISMIVVRFLTDYLKKHDFQLFGWYRIILALVMICCFMIK, from the coding sequence ATGGAAATTATAGAATTATTAAAGGTGATTATAGTTAGTGCTATTGAGGGAATCACCGAGTGGCTTCCAGTTTCAAGTACTGGGCATATGCTTTTATTTGATCATTTCGCTAAACTAAGTTTTTCGAAAGATTTTAAAGACCTGTTTATGGTTGTTATTCAGCTTGGCGCAATTATGGCGATTGTTTTTATCTATTGGTCAAGACTCAATCCTTTGGATAGACATAAAAATTCTCGCGAAAAACATGAAACTATTGAATTGTGGAAAAAAATAATTATCGGTGCAATTCCTGCCGGTGTTGTTGGTTTGTTGTTGAATAGTTTTATTGAAAAACATTTCGAAAACATGTGGGTTATCGCTTCAATGTTGGCTATTTATGGTGCATTATTTATTGTGATTGAACGATATCGTGCTGTTCATAGAATTTCTCCACGAGTTGAAAAATTTGAAGATATGACATATAGGGATGCTGCTAAAATTGGTGCATATCAGATGTTAGCTTTGATTCCAGGAACTTCTAGGAGTGGATCAACGATTATTGGAGGTTTATTAACAGGAGTTTCACGTAAGATAGCTGTAGAGTTTTCATTCTTTATGGGGATTCCTATTATGTTAGGGTCGAGTGCACTAAAAATAGTAAAATACGGTTTTAAGTATTCGTCTAGTGAGATTATGTATTTGATGGTTGCTTTAGTGGCTACATTTATTATTTCAATGATAGTTGTTCGATTCTTGACCGACTATCTTAAAAAACACGATTTTCAACTATTTGGCTGGTATCGAATTATTCTAGCTTTGGTAATGATTTGCTGTTTTATGATAAAATAA